The following are from one region of the Camelus ferus isolate YT-003-E chromosome 13, BCGSAC_Cfer_1.0, whole genome shotgun sequence genome:
- the CNKSR1 gene encoding connector enhancer of kinase suppressor of ras 1 isoform X1: MEPVAAAAAPPSSRQHSRSRPARGQPAVQPQPQPVNSGALPSAPRLSASGGAQRVRLRGLDDSLQDYCFEDWELPGKYLLQLCPRSLEALTVWPLGHQELILEGVEQLRALSSGLQSENLQSLTEGLLERIQAFQSLVQGHLRGCADTPANVLSAAVELVQEARSLLFWLNRYLFSHLNDFSSCQEIGELCRELGQALQEDCPAAEKESKVLRICSHVVGICHSILSYSPEELREQRAVLERVPLDDPSGLEIHTTSNCLHFVSRVGPQVPDDSQLQILPGDEIVQVNEQVVVGWPHKNVVRELLREPDGVSLVLKKVPVPETPPQTPPQALSSSHPVSPSLAPAPLSPRALSEDVFAFDLTSNPSPGPSPAAWTDSTSFDPEPLPGPPAPPATLPTGVADTPEPLEHPDKSPVLGRKKSKGMATQLSRRRVSCRELGRPDCDGWLLLRKVPGGFMGPRWRRCWFVLKGHMLYWYRQPQDEKAEGLINVSNYSLESGQDQKKKYVFQLTHEVYKPFIFAADTLMDLSMWVRHLITCISKYQSPGRAPLPREEDCYSETEAEDPDDEAGSLSASPSPAQAGNLLHRDTSPATTPTQGSPRTSFGPLTDSSEGALEGMVRGLRQGGVSLLGQPQPFTHEQWRSSFLRRNRDPQLNERAHRVRALQSTLKAKLQELQALEEVLGDPELTGEKFRRWKEQNQELYSEGLGAWGVGQAEGSSQVLNSDSREQSSHPVPSDPEEHSHLCPLTPESDLRPPDL; the protein is encoded by the exons ATGGAGCCTGTGGCGGCCGCCGCTGCGCCACCATCTTCCAGACAGCATAGCAGGAGCCGCCCAGCCCGAGGACAGCCAGCAGTGCAGCCACAACCCCAGCCAGTGAACTCTGGGGCTCTGCCTTCAGCTCCCCGGCTATCTGCATCTGGAGGTGCACAGAGGGTCCGCTTGAGGG gcCTCGATGATTCCCTGCAGGACTATTGCTTTGAGGACTGGGAGCTGCCTGGCAAGTACCTGCTCCAGCTCTGTCCCCGAAGCCTGGAGGCTCTAACTGTGTGGCCTCTGGGCCACCAGGAGCTCATCCTGGAAGGGGTGGAGCAGCTCCGGGCCCTG agctctgggCTCCAGTCAGAGAACCTGCAGAGCCTGACAGAAGGGCTGCTGGAGAGGATCCAGGCATTTCAGAGCTTAGTCCAAGGTCACCTGAGGGGCTGTGCTGACACCCCTGCGAATGTCCTCAGCGCAGCCGTGGAGCTGGTGCAAGAGGCCCGTTCCCTCCTCTTCTGGCTCAACAG gtaccTCTTCTCCCACTTAAATGACTTCTCATCCTGCCAGGAGATTGGGGAGTTGTGCAGGGAGCTGGGCCAGGCCTTGCAGGAG GACTGTCCAGCGGCTGAGAAGGAGAGCAAAGTCCTGAGGATT TGCAGCCACGTAGTTGGGATCTGCCACAGCATCCTGAGCTACAGCCCGGAGGAGCTGCGGGAGCAGAGGGCTGTGCTGGAGCGCGTGCCGCTGGACGATCCTTCG GGCCTGGAGATCCACACCACCAGCAACTGCCTGCACTTCGTGTCTCGAGTGGGCCCCCAG GTCCCGGACGACTCCCAGCTTCAGATTCTTCCTGGAGACGAGATTGTCCAGGTCAATGAGCAGGTGGTG GTGGGCTGGCCCCATAAGAACGTGGTGAGGGAGCTGCTGCGGGAGCCAGACGGGGTCAGCTTAGTGCTGAAGAAGGTCCCAGTCCCAGAGACACCCCCACAG ACCCCTCCTCAGGCCCTGAGCTCCTCACACCCAGTGAGCCCATCACTGGCTCCAGCCCCACTGTCTCCCAG GGCCCTGTCTGAAGACGTCTTTGCCTTTGACCTGACTTCAAACCCAAGTcctgggcccagccctgctgcctggaCAG ACTCGACTTCCTTTGACCCCGAGCCCCTGCCCGGCCCACCTGCACCCCCAGCCACACTCCCAACAGGGGTAGCAGACACCCCGGAGCCCCTAGAGCACCCTGACAAG AGTCCTGTCCTTGGTCGCAAAAAATCAAAAG GCATGGCGACACAGCTGAGCCGCCGGCGGGTGTCCTGCCGGGAGCTGGGCCGGCCTGACTGTGATGGCTGGCTCCTGCTGCGCAAGGTGCCAGGGGGCTTCATGGGCCCGCGCTGGCGCCGCTGCTGGTTTGTGCTCAAGGGACACATGCTCTACTGGTACCGCCAGCCCCAG GATGAGAAGGCTGAGGGCCTCATCAATGTCTCCAACTACAGCCTGGAAAGTGGACaagatcagaagaaaaaata TGTGTTCCAGCTCACCCATGAAGTGTATAAACCCTTCATCTTTGCTGCTGATACCCTGATGGATCTGAGCAT GTGGGTGCGCCATCTCATTACTTGCATTTCCAAGTACCAATCTCCAGGCCGGGCCCCCCTGCCCCGAGAGGAAG ACTGCTACAGCGAGACGGAAGCAGAAGACCCTGACGATGAGGCTGgatccctctctgcctct CCCAGCCCGGCCCAGGCTGGGAATCTACTCCACAGAGACACATCACCCGCCACCACTCCCACGCAGGGCAGCCCGCGGACCTCCTTTGGCCCTCTGACAG ACAGCAGCGAAGGGGCACTGGAAGGAATGGTACGGGGCTTGAGGCAGGGTGGCGTGTCCCTGCTGGGCCAACCTCAGCCCTTCACTCACGAGCAATGGCGGAGCTCTTTCCTGCGGCGCAACCGGGACCCACAGCTCAATGAGCGAGCGCACCGCGTGCGGGCGCTGCAGAGCACGCTCAAG GCAAAGCTGCAGGAGCTGCAGGCCCTTGAGGAAGTACTAGGGGACCCCGAGCTGACTGGAGAGAAATTCCGCCGCTGGAAGGAGCAGAACCAGGAGCTCTACTcagagggcctgggggcctggggagtggggcaggCTGAGGGCAGCTCCCAAGTCCTGAACTCTGACTCTAGAGAACAGTCTTCCCACCCCGTGCCCTCTGACCCTGAGGAgcactcccatctctgccccctGACCCCAGAGAGCGACCTACGACCTCCTGACCTCTAA
- the CNKSR1 gene encoding connector enhancer of kinase suppressor of ras 1 isoform X4 codes for MEPVAAAAAPPSSRQHSRSRPARGQPAVQPQPQPVNSGALPSAPRLSASGGAQRVRLRGLDDSLQDYCFEDWELPGKYLLQLCPRSLEALTVWPLGHQELILEGVEQLRALSSGLQSENLQSLTEGLLERIQAFQSLVQGHLRGCADTPANVLSAAVELVQEARSLLFWLNRYLFSHLNDFSSCQEIGELCRELGQALQEDCPAAEKESKVLRICSHVVGICHSILSYSPEELREQRAVLERVPLDDPSGLEIHTTSNCLHFVSRVGPQVPDDSQLQILPGDEIVQVNEQVVTPPQALSSSHPVSPSLAPAPLSPRALSEDVFAFDLTSNPSPGPSPAAWTDSTSFDPEPLPGPPAPPATLPTGVADTPEPLEHPDKSPVLGRKKSKGMATQLSRRRVSCRELGRPDCDGWLLLRKVPGGFMGPRWRRCWFVLKGHMLYWYRQPQDEKAEGLINVSNYSLESGQDQKKKYVFQLTHEVYKPFIFAADTLMDLSMWVRHLITCISKYQSPGRAPLPREEDCYSETEAEDPDDEAGSLSASPSPAQAGNLLHRDTSPATTPTQGSPRTSFGPLTDSSEGALEGMVRGLRQGGVSLLGQPQPFTHEQWRSSFLRRNRDPQLNERAHRVRALQSTLKAKLQELQALEEVLGDPELTGEKFRRWKEQNQELYSEGLGAWGVGQAEGSSQVLNSDSREQSSHPVPSDPEEHSHLCPLTPESDLRPPDL; via the exons ATGGAGCCTGTGGCGGCCGCCGCTGCGCCACCATCTTCCAGACAGCATAGCAGGAGCCGCCCAGCCCGAGGACAGCCAGCAGTGCAGCCACAACCCCAGCCAGTGAACTCTGGGGCTCTGCCTTCAGCTCCCCGGCTATCTGCATCTGGAGGTGCACAGAGGGTCCGCTTGAGGG gcCTCGATGATTCCCTGCAGGACTATTGCTTTGAGGACTGGGAGCTGCCTGGCAAGTACCTGCTCCAGCTCTGTCCCCGAAGCCTGGAGGCTCTAACTGTGTGGCCTCTGGGCCACCAGGAGCTCATCCTGGAAGGGGTGGAGCAGCTCCGGGCCCTG agctctgggCTCCAGTCAGAGAACCTGCAGAGCCTGACAGAAGGGCTGCTGGAGAGGATCCAGGCATTTCAGAGCTTAGTCCAAGGTCACCTGAGGGGCTGTGCTGACACCCCTGCGAATGTCCTCAGCGCAGCCGTGGAGCTGGTGCAAGAGGCCCGTTCCCTCCTCTTCTGGCTCAACAG gtaccTCTTCTCCCACTTAAATGACTTCTCATCCTGCCAGGAGATTGGGGAGTTGTGCAGGGAGCTGGGCCAGGCCTTGCAGGAG GACTGTCCAGCGGCTGAGAAGGAGAGCAAAGTCCTGAGGATT TGCAGCCACGTAGTTGGGATCTGCCACAGCATCCTGAGCTACAGCCCGGAGGAGCTGCGGGAGCAGAGGGCTGTGCTGGAGCGCGTGCCGCTGGACGATCCTTCG GGCCTGGAGATCCACACCACCAGCAACTGCCTGCACTTCGTGTCTCGAGTGGGCCCCCAG GTCCCGGACGACTCCCAGCTTCAGATTCTTCCTGGAGACGAGATTGTCCAGGTCAATGAGCAGGTGGTG ACCCCTCCTCAGGCCCTGAGCTCCTCACACCCAGTGAGCCCATCACTGGCTCCAGCCCCACTGTCTCCCAG GGCCCTGTCTGAAGACGTCTTTGCCTTTGACCTGACTTCAAACCCAAGTcctgggcccagccctgctgcctggaCAG ACTCGACTTCCTTTGACCCCGAGCCCCTGCCCGGCCCACCTGCACCCCCAGCCACACTCCCAACAGGGGTAGCAGACACCCCGGAGCCCCTAGAGCACCCTGACAAG AGTCCTGTCCTTGGTCGCAAAAAATCAAAAG GCATGGCGACACAGCTGAGCCGCCGGCGGGTGTCCTGCCGGGAGCTGGGCCGGCCTGACTGTGATGGCTGGCTCCTGCTGCGCAAGGTGCCAGGGGGCTTCATGGGCCCGCGCTGGCGCCGCTGCTGGTTTGTGCTCAAGGGACACATGCTCTACTGGTACCGCCAGCCCCAG GATGAGAAGGCTGAGGGCCTCATCAATGTCTCCAACTACAGCCTGGAAAGTGGACaagatcagaagaaaaaata TGTGTTCCAGCTCACCCATGAAGTGTATAAACCCTTCATCTTTGCTGCTGATACCCTGATGGATCTGAGCAT GTGGGTGCGCCATCTCATTACTTGCATTTCCAAGTACCAATCTCCAGGCCGGGCCCCCCTGCCCCGAGAGGAAG ACTGCTACAGCGAGACGGAAGCAGAAGACCCTGACGATGAGGCTGgatccctctctgcctct CCCAGCCCGGCCCAGGCTGGGAATCTACTCCACAGAGACACATCACCCGCCACCACTCCCACGCAGGGCAGCCCGCGGACCTCCTTTGGCCCTCTGACAG ACAGCAGCGAAGGGGCACTGGAAGGAATGGTACGGGGCTTGAGGCAGGGTGGCGTGTCCCTGCTGGGCCAACCTCAGCCCTTCACTCACGAGCAATGGCGGAGCTCTTTCCTGCGGCGCAACCGGGACCCACAGCTCAATGAGCGAGCGCACCGCGTGCGGGCGCTGCAGAGCACGCTCAAG GCAAAGCTGCAGGAGCTGCAGGCCCTTGAGGAAGTACTAGGGGACCCCGAGCTGACTGGAGAGAAATTCCGCCGCTGGAAGGAGCAGAACCAGGAGCTCTACTcagagggcctgggggcctggggagtggggcaggCTGAGGGCAGCTCCCAAGTCCTGAACTCTGACTCTAGAGAACAGTCTTCCCACCCCGTGCCCTCTGACCCTGAGGAgcactcccatctctgccccctGACCCCAGAGAGCGACCTACGACCTCCTGACCTCTAA
- the CNKSR1 gene encoding connector enhancer of kinase suppressor of ras 1 isoform X2 — translation MEPVAAAAAPPSSRQHSRSRPARGQPAVQPQPQPVNSGALPSAPRLSASGGAQRVRLRGLDDSLQDYCFEDWELPGKYLLQLCPRSLEALTVWPLGHQELILEGVEQLRALSSGLQSENLQSLTEGLLERIQAFQSLVQGHLRGCADTPANVLSAAVELVQEARSLLFWLNRYLFSHLNDFSSCQEIGELCRELGQALQEDCPAAEKESKVLRICSHVVGICHSILSYSPEELREQRAVLERVPLDDPSGLEIHTTSNCLHFVSRVGPQVPDDSQLQILPGDEIVQVNEQVVVGWPHKNVVRELLREPDGVSLVLKKVPVPETPPQTPPQALSSSHPVSPSLAPAPLSPRALSEDVFAFDLTSNPSPGPSPAAWTDSTSFDPEPLPGPPAPPATLPTGVADTPEPLEHPDKVKLRGSARGGVWLWTDPSLISCGPFRVLSLVAKNQKDEKAEGLINVSNYSLESGQDQKKKYVFQLTHEVYKPFIFAADTLMDLSMWVRHLITCISKYQSPGRAPLPREEDCYSETEAEDPDDEAGSLSASPSPAQAGNLLHRDTSPATTPTQGSPRTSFGPLTDSSEGALEGMVRGLRQGGVSLLGQPQPFTHEQWRSSFLRRNRDPQLNERAHRVRALQSTLKAKLQELQALEEVLGDPELTGEKFRRWKEQNQELYSEGLGAWGVGQAEGSSQVLNSDSREQSSHPVPSDPEEHSHLCPLTPESDLRPPDL, via the exons ATGGAGCCTGTGGCGGCCGCCGCTGCGCCACCATCTTCCAGACAGCATAGCAGGAGCCGCCCAGCCCGAGGACAGCCAGCAGTGCAGCCACAACCCCAGCCAGTGAACTCTGGGGCTCTGCCTTCAGCTCCCCGGCTATCTGCATCTGGAGGTGCACAGAGGGTCCGCTTGAGGG gcCTCGATGATTCCCTGCAGGACTATTGCTTTGAGGACTGGGAGCTGCCTGGCAAGTACCTGCTCCAGCTCTGTCCCCGAAGCCTGGAGGCTCTAACTGTGTGGCCTCTGGGCCACCAGGAGCTCATCCTGGAAGGGGTGGAGCAGCTCCGGGCCCTG agctctgggCTCCAGTCAGAGAACCTGCAGAGCCTGACAGAAGGGCTGCTGGAGAGGATCCAGGCATTTCAGAGCTTAGTCCAAGGTCACCTGAGGGGCTGTGCTGACACCCCTGCGAATGTCCTCAGCGCAGCCGTGGAGCTGGTGCAAGAGGCCCGTTCCCTCCTCTTCTGGCTCAACAG gtaccTCTTCTCCCACTTAAATGACTTCTCATCCTGCCAGGAGATTGGGGAGTTGTGCAGGGAGCTGGGCCAGGCCTTGCAGGAG GACTGTCCAGCGGCTGAGAAGGAGAGCAAAGTCCTGAGGATT TGCAGCCACGTAGTTGGGATCTGCCACAGCATCCTGAGCTACAGCCCGGAGGAGCTGCGGGAGCAGAGGGCTGTGCTGGAGCGCGTGCCGCTGGACGATCCTTCG GGCCTGGAGATCCACACCACCAGCAACTGCCTGCACTTCGTGTCTCGAGTGGGCCCCCAG GTCCCGGACGACTCCCAGCTTCAGATTCTTCCTGGAGACGAGATTGTCCAGGTCAATGAGCAGGTGGTG GTGGGCTGGCCCCATAAGAACGTGGTGAGGGAGCTGCTGCGGGAGCCAGACGGGGTCAGCTTAGTGCTGAAGAAGGTCCCAGTCCCAGAGACACCCCCACAG ACCCCTCCTCAGGCCCTGAGCTCCTCACACCCAGTGAGCCCATCACTGGCTCCAGCCCCACTGTCTCCCAG GGCCCTGTCTGAAGACGTCTTTGCCTTTGACCTGACTTCAAACCCAAGTcctgggcccagccctgctgcctggaCAG ACTCGACTTCCTTTGACCCCGAGCCCCTGCCCGGCCCACCTGCACCCCCAGCCACACTCCCAACAGGGGTAGCAGACACCCCGGAGCCCCTAGAGCACCCTGACAAGGTAAAGCTCAGGGGCTCAGCAAGAGGGGGTGTGTGGCTCTGGACAGACCCTTCTCTAATCTCCTGCGGTCCTTTCAGAGTCCTGTCCTTGGTCGCAAAAAATCAAAAG GATGAGAAGGCTGAGGGCCTCATCAATGTCTCCAACTACAGCCTGGAAAGTGGACaagatcagaagaaaaaata TGTGTTCCAGCTCACCCATGAAGTGTATAAACCCTTCATCTTTGCTGCTGATACCCTGATGGATCTGAGCAT GTGGGTGCGCCATCTCATTACTTGCATTTCCAAGTACCAATCTCCAGGCCGGGCCCCCCTGCCCCGAGAGGAAG ACTGCTACAGCGAGACGGAAGCAGAAGACCCTGACGATGAGGCTGgatccctctctgcctct CCCAGCCCGGCCCAGGCTGGGAATCTACTCCACAGAGACACATCACCCGCCACCACTCCCACGCAGGGCAGCCCGCGGACCTCCTTTGGCCCTCTGACAG ACAGCAGCGAAGGGGCACTGGAAGGAATGGTACGGGGCTTGAGGCAGGGTGGCGTGTCCCTGCTGGGCCAACCTCAGCCCTTCACTCACGAGCAATGGCGGAGCTCTTTCCTGCGGCGCAACCGGGACCCACAGCTCAATGAGCGAGCGCACCGCGTGCGGGCGCTGCAGAGCACGCTCAAG GCAAAGCTGCAGGAGCTGCAGGCCCTTGAGGAAGTACTAGGGGACCCCGAGCTGACTGGAGAGAAATTCCGCCGCTGGAAGGAGCAGAACCAGGAGCTCTACTcagagggcctgggggcctggggagtggggcaggCTGAGGGCAGCTCCCAAGTCCTGAACTCTGACTCTAGAGAACAGTCTTCCCACCCCGTGCCCTCTGACCCTGAGGAgcactcccatctctgccccctGACCCCAGAGAGCGACCTACGACCTCCTGACCTCTAA
- the CNKSR1 gene encoding connector enhancer of kinase suppressor of ras 1 isoform X6 — translation MEPVATWTPRKVAAWLRGLDDSLQDYCFEDWELPGKYLLQLCPRSLEALTVWPLGHQELILEGVEQLRALSSGLQSENLQSLTEGLLERIQAFQSLVQGHLRGCADTPANVLSAAVELVQEARSLLFWLNRYLFSHLNDFSSCQEIGELCRELGQALQEDCPAAEKESKVLRICSHVVGICHSILSYSPEELREQRAVLERVPLDDPSGLEIHTTSNCLHFVSRVGPQVPDDSQLQILPGDEIVQVNEQVVVSEGRDMMGGTVGWPHKNVVRELLREPDGVSLVLKKVPVPETPPQTPPQALSSSHPVSPSLAPAPLSPRALSEDVFAFDLTSNPSPGPSPAAWTDSTSFDPEPLPGPPAPPATLPTGVADTPEPLEHPDKSPVLGRKKSKGMATQLSRRRVSCRELGRPDCDGWLLLRKVPGGFMGPRWRRCWFVLKGHMLYWYRQPQDEKAEGLINVSNYSLESGQDQKKKYVFQLTHEVYKPFIFAADTLMDLSMWVRHLITCISKYQSPGRAPLPREEDCYSETEAEDPDDEAGSLSASPSPAQAGNLLHRDTSPATTPTQGSPRTSFGPLTDSSEGALEGMVRGLRQGGVSLLGQPQPFTHEQWRSSFLRRNRDPQLNERAHRVRALQSTLKAKLQELQALEEVLGDPELTGEKFRRWKEQNQELYSEGLGAWGVGQAEGSSQVLNSDSREQSSHPVPSDPEEHSHLCPLTPESDLRPPDL, via the exons ATGGAGCCAGTAGCGACCTGGACCCCCAGGAAAGTGGCGGCTTGGCtgagag gcCTCGATGATTCCCTGCAGGACTATTGCTTTGAGGACTGGGAGCTGCCTGGCAAGTACCTGCTCCAGCTCTGTCCCCGAAGCCTGGAGGCTCTAACTGTGTGGCCTCTGGGCCACCAGGAGCTCATCCTGGAAGGGGTGGAGCAGCTCCGGGCCCTG agctctgggCTCCAGTCAGAGAACCTGCAGAGCCTGACAGAAGGGCTGCTGGAGAGGATCCAGGCATTTCAGAGCTTAGTCCAAGGTCACCTGAGGGGCTGTGCTGACACCCCTGCGAATGTCCTCAGCGCAGCCGTGGAGCTGGTGCAAGAGGCCCGTTCCCTCCTCTTCTGGCTCAACAG gtaccTCTTCTCCCACTTAAATGACTTCTCATCCTGCCAGGAGATTGGGGAGTTGTGCAGGGAGCTGGGCCAGGCCTTGCAGGAG GACTGTCCAGCGGCTGAGAAGGAGAGCAAAGTCCTGAGGATT TGCAGCCACGTAGTTGGGATCTGCCACAGCATCCTGAGCTACAGCCCGGAGGAGCTGCGGGAGCAGAGGGCTGTGCTGGAGCGCGTGCCGCTGGACGATCCTTCG GGCCTGGAGATCCACACCACCAGCAACTGCCTGCACTTCGTGTCTCGAGTGGGCCCCCAG GTCCCGGACGACTCCCAGCTTCAGATTCTTCCTGGAGACGAGATTGTCCAGGTCAATGAGCAGGTGGTGGTGAGTGAGGGAAGGGACATGATGGGAGGAACG GTGGGCTGGCCCCATAAGAACGTGGTGAGGGAGCTGCTGCGGGAGCCAGACGGGGTCAGCTTAGTGCTGAAGAAGGTCCCAGTCCCAGAGACACCCCCACAG ACCCCTCCTCAGGCCCTGAGCTCCTCACACCCAGTGAGCCCATCACTGGCTCCAGCCCCACTGTCTCCCAG GGCCCTGTCTGAAGACGTCTTTGCCTTTGACCTGACTTCAAACCCAAGTcctgggcccagccctgctgcctggaCAG ACTCGACTTCCTTTGACCCCGAGCCCCTGCCCGGCCCACCTGCACCCCCAGCCACACTCCCAACAGGGGTAGCAGACACCCCGGAGCCCCTAGAGCACCCTGACAAG AGTCCTGTCCTTGGTCGCAAAAAATCAAAAG GCATGGCGACACAGCTGAGCCGCCGGCGGGTGTCCTGCCGGGAGCTGGGCCGGCCTGACTGTGATGGCTGGCTCCTGCTGCGCAAGGTGCCAGGGGGCTTCATGGGCCCGCGCTGGCGCCGCTGCTGGTTTGTGCTCAAGGGACACATGCTCTACTGGTACCGCCAGCCCCAG GATGAGAAGGCTGAGGGCCTCATCAATGTCTCCAACTACAGCCTGGAAAGTGGACaagatcagaagaaaaaata TGTGTTCCAGCTCACCCATGAAGTGTATAAACCCTTCATCTTTGCTGCTGATACCCTGATGGATCTGAGCAT GTGGGTGCGCCATCTCATTACTTGCATTTCCAAGTACCAATCTCCAGGCCGGGCCCCCCTGCCCCGAGAGGAAG ACTGCTACAGCGAGACGGAAGCAGAAGACCCTGACGATGAGGCTGgatccctctctgcctct CCCAGCCCGGCCCAGGCTGGGAATCTACTCCACAGAGACACATCACCCGCCACCACTCCCACGCAGGGCAGCCCGCGGACCTCCTTTGGCCCTCTGACAG ACAGCAGCGAAGGGGCACTGGAAGGAATGGTACGGGGCTTGAGGCAGGGTGGCGTGTCCCTGCTGGGCCAACCTCAGCCCTTCACTCACGAGCAATGGCGGAGCTCTTTCCTGCGGCGCAACCGGGACCCACAGCTCAATGAGCGAGCGCACCGCGTGCGGGCGCTGCAGAGCACGCTCAAG GCAAAGCTGCAGGAGCTGCAGGCCCTTGAGGAAGTACTAGGGGACCCCGAGCTGACTGGAGAGAAATTCCGCCGCTGGAAGGAGCAGAACCAGGAGCTCTACTcagagggcctgggggcctggggagtggggcaggCTGAGGGCAGCTCCCAAGTCCTGAACTCTGACTCTAGAGAACAGTCTTCCCACCCCGTGCCCTCTGACCCTGAGGAgcactcccatctctgccccctGACCCCAGAGAGCGACCTACGACCTCCTGACCTCTAA